One window of Cryptococcus neoformans var. grubii H99 chromosome 11, complete sequence genomic DNA carries:
- a CDS encoding 4-hydroxybenzoate polyprenyl transferase, translated as MLLVSRTRLFPRPLLSPLSCPLLLRTRVLTTSAIRRTSLPPTVPRVSTELVHPKEQQQKQLPAQPPTVFDKILPQWAQGAKPYLYLTRLDKPIGSVLLYWPCAWSITMASTVHHLPPTTPLFYMSLFAVGAVIMRGAGCTINDMWDWKMDAKVERTKTRPLAAGDVTQFGALTFLGAQLTAGLAVLTQLNWYSIVLGASSLGLVVIYPFMKRITYFPQVVLGFAFNWGALLGWSAVAGAVDWTIATPMYLGGAAWCVAYDIIYAHQDKKDDVIAGVKSMALRFPDTSRQVISTLSASFVSLLTFTGYMAGLGPLYYLISCGGAAAHLAWQCLTVNFDSRPDCWKKFSSNGWLGGLIWSGIAADYVQQVMFGVPA; from the exons ATGCTCCTCGTCTCCCGTACCCGTCTCTTCCCCCGCCCGCTCCTTTCCCCCCTTTCCTGCCCCCTCCTACTCCGCACACGCGTGCTCACCACCTCTGCCATCCGCCGCACCTCGCTCCCCCCGACTGTCCCTCGCGTCTCCACAGAGCTCGTCCACCCCAAGgagcaacaacaaaaacaacTGCCAGCGCAACCACCCACAGTCTTCGACAAAATCCTCCCACAATGGGCTCAAGGCGCCAAACCCTACCTCTATCTCACCAGGCTCGATAAGCCCATCGGCTCCGTCCTCCTCTACTGGCCCTGCG CGTGGTCCATAACAATGGCATCTACGGTGCATCACCTTCCCCCTACCACTCCTCTATTCTACATGTCCCTCTTCGCCGTGGGAGCAGTCATCATGCGAGGTGCAGGGTGCACCATTAATGACATGTGGGATTGGAAGATGGACGCCAAGGTCG AGAGGACAAAGACGAGACCTTTGGCCGCCGGCGATGTTACTCAATTCGGGGCTCTCACATTCCTTGGAGCTCAGCTTACTGCAGGCCTTGCCGTGCTAACCCAACTTAATTGGTATAG CATCGTCCTGGGAGCTTCCTCATTAGGATTGGTAGTCATCTACCCGTTCATGAAGCGTATCACATACTTCCCTCAAGTTGTGCTAG GTTTTGCATTCAACTGGGGTGCTCTTCTCGGCTGGTCAGCCGTTGCCGGTGCTGTTGACTGGACAATCGCGACGCCCATGTACCTCGGGGGTGCGGCTTGGTGTGTCGCCTACGACATCATCTACGCTCATCAG gacaagaaggacgaTGTCATCGCTGGTGTAAAGTCCATGGCCCTCCGATTCCCCGACACTTCTCGCCAAGTCATCTCCACTCTATCCGCCTCGTTCGTCTCACTCCTGACCTTTACTGGCTACATGGCCGGTCTCGGACCACTGTACTATCTCATTTCTTGCGGTGGTGCCGCTGCACACCTTGCCTGGCAATGCTTAACTGTCAACTTTGACAGCCGACCTGACTGCTGGAAAAAGTTTAGTTCTAATGGATGGCTAGGTGGCTTGATCTGGTCTGGTATCGCGGCAGATTACGTCCAGCAGGTCATGTTTGGGGTGCCTGCTTGA